The following proteins are co-located in the Chryseobacterium daecheongense genome:
- a CDS encoding aminotransferase class I/II-fold pyridoxal phosphate-dependent enzyme — protein sequence MEDFNAANEIQDLQYFGEFGGVNPSISDSSTYTFLSAKTMFDTFEGNAEGCYLYSRHSSPMNLYLAQALAKLENTEAANVTASGMGAITSVLLQVCKSGDHIISSRTIYGGTYAFLKNFLPPFNIETTFLDINNIEWIEKSIQPNTKVIYCESVSNPLLEVADLRKLSQICKKHNLKLIVDNTFSPLSISPTLLGADIVIHSLTKFINGSSDTVGGVYCGSQEFINDTKNVNNGACMLLGPTMDSFRSASILKNLRTLHIRMKQHSYNAQYLAEKFEQDGLKVSYPGLPSHKNHELMKSMMHEEYGFGGLMTLDAGTTEKANELMELMQQENLGYLAVSLGFYKTLFSCSGSSTSSEIPEEERIAMGISDGLIRFSIGLDHDIERTYQKMKECMVKTGVLHHENTSIY from the coding sequence ATGGAAGATTTCAACGCAGCAAACGAAATACAGGACTTACAATACTTTGGAGAATTTGGCGGAGTAAATCCTTCAATTTCTGACAGTTCAACCTACACTTTTCTTTCAGCTAAAACAATGTTCGATACATTCGAAGGAAATGCAGAAGGTTGCTATCTATACTCCAGACATTCATCTCCAATGAACCTTTATCTGGCTCAGGCTTTAGCCAAATTGGAAAACACGGAAGCCGCCAATGTTACCGCATCAGGAATGGGAGCAATTACATCTGTACTTTTACAGGTTTGTAAAAGTGGCGACCATATTATTTCAAGCAGAACAATTTATGGAGGAACCTATGCATTTCTGAAAAACTTCCTTCCTCCTTTTAATATCGAAACCACTTTTCTGGATATCAATAATATTGAATGGATCGAAAAGTCGATACAGCCCAACACCAAAGTTATTTATTGTGAAAGTGTAAGCAACCCACTTCTGGAAGTTGCAGATCTTAGAAAACTTTCTCAAATATGTAAAAAACACAATCTTAAGCTGATCGTTGATAATACATTCTCCCCTCTTTCAATTTCTCCGACTTTATTGGGAGCTGATATTGTAATTCATAGTTTAACAAAATTCATCAACGGAAGCAGTGATACTGTGGGAGGCGTTTATTGCGGATCACAGGAGTTTATTAACGATACCAAAAACGTAAATAACGGAGCTTGTATGCTATTGGGACCAACAATGGACAGTTTCCGTTCGGCCAGTATTCTAAAAAATCTGAGAACACTTCACATCCGGATGAAGCAGCATAGCTATAACGCACAATATCTTGCTGAAAAATTCGAACAGGATGGATTAAAAGTTTCCTATCCTGGATTGCCCTCTCATAAAAATCATGAACTCATGAAAAGTATGATGCATGAAGAGTACGGATTCGGAGGCTTGATGACTTTAGATGCAGGTACAACAGAAAAAGCCAATGAGCTGATGGAACTGATGCAACAGGAAAATTTAGGATATCTTGCTGTAAGTCTCGGTTTTTATAAAACATTATTCTCTTGCTCAGGCAGCTCAACATCATCTGAAATCCCTGAAGAGGAAAGAATTGCAATGGGAATATCTGACGGATTGATCAGATTCTCAATAGGTCTTGATCACGACATTGAAAGAACCTATCAAAAAATGAAAGAATGCATGGTAAAAACAGGCGTTCTCCACCATGAAAACACATCCATATACTAA
- a CDS encoding thiamine pyrophosphate-dependent enzyme: MENTLHEKVSQDILLKAYTHMMLAKAMADIYEENRNVCKYVHSTSRGHEAIQLATAYQLKKEDWVSPYYRDESILLGIGFEPYQLMLQLLAKAEDPFSGGRSYYSHPSSRDEKMPKIIHQSSATGMQTIPTTGVAQGIKYIQDFNLQNFENNPVVVCSLGDNSVTEGEVSEALQFAALHQLPIIFLVQDNEWGISVTKEEARTCDAYDFVAGFTGLSRMRVDGTDFAESFEVMKKAVDFVRTERKPLVVCAKTVLIGHHTSGVRREFYRDDEDLEKHRAKDPGEILRKQLLETGVDEELLKQITKKARLEVEEAFDRAQKAEDPKPETVMQHIFAPTPITEEVGTREPAGGEKIVMVDAAIHAIQELMWKHPEALLYGQDVGERIGGVFRETVTLGKKFGSKRVFNTAIQEAYIIGSTAGMSAVGLKPIVEVQFADYIYPGINQLITEISKSNYLSNGKFPVSNIIRVPIGAYGGGGPYHSGSVESILANIKGIKIAYPSNAADFKGLLKAAYYDPNPVIMLEHKGLYWSKVPGTEDAKTIEPAEDYVLPFGKGKVIIEADKDETSKGRTLLVVTYGMGVYWAKEAAKNFNGRIEVIDLRTLIPLDEELVFERVKAHGKCIVLTEEQINNSFAEAFAHRISKNCFKYLDAPVETMGSLNTPAVPINLILEKEMLPNAEKLTKKIEEMLQY, translated from the coding sequence ATGGAAAATACACTTCACGAGAAAGTTTCTCAGGATATTTTACTTAAAGCTTATACCCATATGATGCTTGCCAAAGCCATGGCAGACATCTACGAAGAAAACAGAAATGTTTGTAAATATGTTCATAGTACTTCAAGAGGTCATGAAGCAATCCAGCTGGCTACCGCATATCAGTTAAAAAAAGAAGACTGGGTTTCTCCCTATTACAGAGATGAAAGTATTCTTTTGGGGATAGGATTTGAGCCATATCAATTGATGTTGCAGCTATTGGCAAAAGCAGAAGACCCTTTTTCAGGAGGAAGATCTTACTACTCCCATCCGTCCAGCAGGGATGAAAAAATGCCAAAGATCATTCACCAGAGCTCAGCAACAGGAATGCAAACCATCCCGACTACTGGTGTAGCACAGGGAATAAAATATATTCAGGATTTTAATTTACAGAATTTTGAAAACAACCCGGTTGTTGTGTGCAGCCTGGGTGATAATTCGGTCACTGAAGGTGAAGTAAGCGAAGCATTACAGTTTGCTGCCTTACATCAGCTTCCGATCATCTTCCTTGTTCAGGATAATGAATGGGGAATTTCTGTAACCAAGGAAGAAGCACGGACTTGCGATGCTTATGATTTCGTTGCAGGATTTACAGGTCTTAGCAGAATGAGAGTAGACGGAACCGACTTTGCGGAAAGTTTCGAAGTGATGAAAAAAGCTGTAGACTTTGTAAGGACCGAAAGAAAACCATTAGTGGTTTGTGCAAAAACGGTACTTATCGGACACCATACATCAGGCGTGCGAAGAGAGTTCTACAGGGATGATGAAGATCTGGAAAAGCACAGAGCTAAAGATCCGGGAGAGATCCTGAGAAAACAATTACTGGAAACAGGAGTCGATGAAGAATTACTGAAACAGATCACGAAGAAGGCAAGGCTTGAAGTTGAAGAAGCTTTTGACAGAGCTCAAAAAGCAGAAGACCCGAAACCGGAAACCGTAATGCAGCATATCTTTGCTCCTACTCCAATTACCGAAGAAGTAGGAACCCGTGAACCGGCAGGTGGAGAAAAAATCGTAATGGTAGACGCTGCCATTCATGCAATTCAGGAACTGATGTGGAAACACCCTGAAGCATTGCTTTACGGTCAGGACGTAGGAGAGAGAATCGGTGGTGTTTTCCGTGAGACGGTTACATTAGGTAAAAAGTTCGGAAGCAAAAGAGTATTCAATACGGCAATCCAGGAAGCTTATATTATTGGATCTACTGCAGGAATGAGTGCTGTAGGCCTTAAGCCGATTGTAGAAGTTCAGTTTGCAGATTATATTTATCCGGGTATCAACCAGCTGATCACTGAGATTTCAAAATCAAATTATTTAAGCAACGGAAAATTTCCGGTTAGTAATATCATCCGTGTTCCGATTGGGGCTTACGGCGGTGGCGGACCTTACCACAGCGGTAGTGTTGAAAGTATTTTAGCCAATATTAAAGGGATTAAAATTGCGTACCCGAGTAATGCAGCGGATTTCAAAGGTTTATTAAAAGCAGCTTATTATGATCCGAATCCGGTAATCATGCTTGAGCACAAAGGTTTATACTGGAGTAAAGTGCCGGGAACCGAAGATGCTAAAACAATTGAACCAGCAGAAGACTATGTACTTCCTTTTGGTAAAGGGAAAGTTATTATTGAAGCCGATAAGGATGAAACATCCAAAGGAAGAACGCTATTGGTGGTAACCTATGGTATGGGAGTTTACTGGGCGAAAGAAGCGGCGAAAAATTTCAACGGTAGAATTGAAGTGATCGACCTGAGGACATTAATCCCTCTTGATGAAGAACTTGTTTTTGAAAGGGTAAAAGCCCATGGAAAATGTATTGTTCTTACAGAAGAACAAATTAATAATTCATTTGCTGAAGCTTTTGCGCACAGAATTTCCAAAAATTGTTTTAAATATCTTGATGCACCGGTAGAAACAATGGGCTCTCTGAATACCCCGGCAGTGCCTATCAATCTGATCCTGGAAAAAGAAATGCTTCCTAATGCCGAAAAGCTCACGAAGAAAATAGAAGAAATGTTACAATATTAA
- a CDS encoding Lrp/AsnC family transcriptional regulator — protein MVFDETDKKLLLFLQEDSKQTTKELSYKLGLSVTAIYERVRKLENTGVISKYVAILDKHKIQKDFMVLCHVKLTQHKKEYVLQFEKEVMNLHEVTECFHVSGDYDYILKICVQDIADYRNFMLTKLTTLQHIASTHSSFMISEVKNTTSIIL, from the coding sequence ATGGTCTTTGATGAAACAGATAAGAAACTGCTGTTGTTTTTGCAGGAAGATTCGAAACAAACCACTAAAGAGCTGTCTTATAAGCTTGGTTTATCGGTTACAGCGATATATGAACGAGTACGCAAGCTTGAAAATACAGGGGTCATTTCAAAATATGTAGCGATATTGGATAAGCATAAGATCCAGAAGGATTTTATGGTTTTATGCCACGTTAAACTTACCCAGCATAAAAAGGAATATGTTCTCCAGTTTGAGAAGGAAGTGATGAATCTGCATGAGGTTACAGAATGTTTTCATGTAAGTGGCGATTATGACTATATTCTTAAAATCTGCGTACAGGACATAGCTGATTACAGAAATTTCATGTTAACAAAACTGACAACTTTACAACACATCGCAAGCACTCACAGTTCTTTTATGATCTCTGAGGTGAAGAATACTACGTCTATTATTCTTTAA
- a CDS encoding bestrophin family ion channel: MITTKYFNYKQIFNLAGSHLIWLTAWCTLVAAIYYFFNWQWMIIPWVPLALIGTAEAFYVGFKNNQAYDRLWEARKIWGAIVNSSRSFAAMLYAFETEDADHTNLEERRKTIAYRHIAWLYTFREQLLAPTEWEHISLKKHFGAINIRRHRLMKAGFPDYGRTPIFLHKYLSAEEFALQADYKNFATFLISKQAKEINELKNDHTISDFNQMQLQSCLNQFYDFQGQAERIKKFPSPRQFASTAFVFNVIFIMLLPLGLVNEFAKLGDWGIWTSIPFCVIVGWIYIVMELVGDYSENPFGGLMFDIPMLSICRTIEIDVLQIMGEEDLPEPIASKNGVLV, encoded by the coding sequence ATGATCACAACAAAATATTTCAACTATAAACAAATATTTAATCTTGCAGGTTCTCATTTAATATGGCTTACCGCATGGTGTACCCTTGTAGCAGCAATTTATTATTTCTTCAACTGGCAATGGATGATCATTCCGTGGGTACCGCTGGCATTAATCGGAACGGCAGAAGCTTTTTACGTAGGATTTAAGAATAACCAGGCTTACGACAGGTTATGGGAAGCCAGAAAAATCTGGGGCGCTATTGTCAACTCAAGCCGTTCTTTTGCGGCAATGCTTTATGCTTTTGAAACCGAAGATGCTGATCATACCAATCTCGAGGAAAGGAGAAAAACAATTGCCTACCGCCACATAGCATGGTTGTATACTTTCCGCGAACAGCTTCTTGCTCCCACCGAATGGGAACACATCAGTCTTAAAAAACATTTCGGCGCCATCAATATCAGACGTCACAGATTGATGAAAGCAGGATTTCCTGATTATGGGAGAACACCTATTTTTTTACATAAATATCTTTCTGCTGAGGAATTTGCCCTCCAAGCGGATTACAAAAACTTTGCAACCTTTCTAATTTCAAAACAGGCAAAAGAAATCAACGAACTGAAAAACGACCATACCATTTCAGATTTCAATCAGATGCAGTTACAAAGCTGTCTCAATCAGTTTTATGATTTTCAGGGACAGGCTGAAAGAATTAAAAAATTCCCTTCGCCCCGACAATTTGCAAGTACAGCATTCGTTTTCAATGTTATCTTTATTATGCTGCTCCCTCTTGGCCTTGTGAATGAGTTCGCAAAGTTGGGCGACTGGGGAATATGGACAAGCATCCCATTCTGCGTAATAGTGGGATGGATTTACATCGTAATGGAACTTGTAGGAGATTATTCCGAAAACCCTTTTGGAGGACTCATGTTCGATATTCCTATGTTATCCATCTGCAGAACAATAGAAATTGATGTCCTTCAGATCATGGGAGAAGAAGATCTTCCGGAACCAATCGCATCAAAGAACGGTGTACTTGTTTAG
- a CDS encoding glycosyltransferase encodes MKPTISIVIAIFNRKDELFELLNSLTQQTDREFEIIIVDDGSMIDLKPTIKNFDDILSIRYFRKDNSGPGLSRNYGAQRAENDWLVFVDSDVIVENDYIENIKKDILEIPCDAFGGADKAHKGFNLMQKAISYSMTSVFTTGGIRGSKKSVSKFQPRSFNMGVKKEVFDKVGGFSEMRIGEDPDLSMTLWENGFTTAFFDNIAVYHKRRVDFGKFSKQVFQFGCARPILNQRHPNYVKISFAFPSLFLLGYILGFIEYFVMGRGIILAFYGLYTFLVFFHALWVTKNISIAGMAVISTYVQMFSYGYGFLKSWILLNVFRMKPEDAFPKHYHKK; translated from the coding sequence TTGAAACCTACTATTTCCATCGTTATCGCTATTTTCAACCGGAAAGATGAGCTTTTCGAGCTGCTGAACTCTCTGACTCAACAAACAGACAGGGAGTTTGAAATTATTATTGTGGATGATGGTTCTATGATTGATCTTAAACCCACGATTAAAAATTTTGATGACATCCTTTCGATCAGGTATTTCAGGAAAGATAATTCAGGACCTGGTTTGTCAAGAAATTATGGAGCTCAGCGAGCTGAAAACGATTGGCTTGTTTTTGTGGATAGTGATGTAATTGTGGAAAATGATTATATAGAAAATATTAAGAAAGATATTCTGGAAATTCCCTGTGATGCATTTGGAGGTGCAGATAAGGCCCATAAAGGATTTAATCTGATGCAAAAGGCGATTTCCTATTCTATGACTTCCGTGTTTACTACCGGAGGGATTCGTGGCAGTAAGAAATCCGTTTCTAAATTTCAGCCTCGTAGCTTTAATATGGGAGTGAAAAAAGAGGTTTTCGATAAAGTTGGAGGATTTTCTGAAATGAGAATCGGGGAGGATCCGGATCTGTCTATGACATTGTGGGAAAACGGCTTTACTACGGCTTTCTTCGATAATATTGCAGTGTATCATAAGCGCAGGGTAGATTTTGGGAAATTTTCCAAACAGGTATTTCAGTTTGGCTGTGCAAGGCCTATTCTGAATCAGCGGCATCCGAATTATGTGAAGATTTCCTTCGCTTTTCCCAGCCTTTTCTTATTAGGATATATTCTTGGTTTTATAGAGTACTTTGTAATGGGAAGAGGGATTATTCTTGCTTTTTATGGATTGTATACTTTTCTGGTTTTCTTTCACGCTTTATGGGTTACCAAGAATATTAGCATTGCCGGTATGGCTGTGATTTCTACGTATGTTCAGATGTTTTCTTATGGATACGGATTTCTGAAATCATGGATTTTACTCAATGTGTTCAGGATGAAGCCCGAAGATGCGTTTCCAAAACATTATCATAAAAAATAA
- the dnaE gene encoding DNA polymerase III subunit alpha: protein MYLVFDTETTGLPKNFNAPLSDSDNWPRMVQIAWQLHDDDGTLIENQDYIIKPEGYDIPFNAARIHGITTKIANEEGRDLEEILKEFSTVLEKVRVVSGHNVEFDYNIVGAELFRKNIKDILQEKPKADTMILGTNFCELGGGRGGRFKPPKLEELYEKLYGNKFDEAHNAAADVNATAQVFFEMMRIGVIPSDVLKISEDQLAYFKTLHPDPIKPFDIVIRRQVADFHNKKKQSDFGSIEEIDLGKYFHFDNHSVFSTLSATSSISDLINKATEDNFPAVGMVDLGNMMGAFKFVSAVEATNSDRSKKHKEYLAKKQEAKEQGLDFNEEEPVSDPLIPVVGCEFYISDRYEQKQFTKDDPDRRTQVVLLAKDFNGYKNLAKLSSIGFLKGFYFGVPRISRELIAEYKEGLIALTSGILGDIPSAILNTGEQKGEELFKWWKDTFEDDFYVQLQNHKLPEEEHLNEVLLYLADKYNVKILAQNETFYTNKDDANIQDIVSCIKDGEKLSTPVGKGFGKRRGLATGEYYIKNSDEVKEAFLAYPDAFEAYEEFFAKFSPYTLKRDVLLPKFDIPEEFIHAEDEVDGGKRGEMAYLTHLTYEGAKRRYVDTGITDEIKERLDFELEVIANTGYPGYFLIVQDFCNEARKMGVWVGPGRGSAAGSAVAYCIGITNVDPIKYDLLFERFLNPERVSMPDIDIDFDDEGRDRVIKWVIEKYGQSQVAQIITYSVLGGKSAIKDAGRVLDVPIPDTNNIAKLIPSTPGMNIAKALAKYDKLKPEEQMLVDEMRYVLQSPDDARHNVLASAKKMEGCIRNTGIHACGVIITPEDVSNLVPITIAAKDADILVSQFDNSVAESAGLLKMDFLGLRTLTIIKDALKLVKARYNVDIDPDLIPLDDAKTYQLFKEGRTVGIFQYESPGMQKYMRELKPTVFADLIAMNALYRPGPIKYIPNFINRKHGIEEIVYDLPETEEYLKETYGITVYQEQVMLLSQKLANFTKGEADTLRKAMGKKQIDVLNKMYPKFIEGGRKNNLNEERLEKIWNDWKAFAEYAFNKSHSTCYAFIAYQTAYLKANYPAEYMASVMSNNINNTDSITMFMEDCKSMGVDVLGPDVNESQYKFSVNEKGQIRFGLGAIKGIGEGPSEAITRERENGRFKNIYDFFERILPSQMNKRVAESLVLAGAFDELDTFHRGQYFDIDAAGKTNLERLIRYGQSFQEGKNEMENSLFADFAEEVQIEQPKLAPCPEWPNMHKLNKEKEIIGFYLSAHPLDEFKYQFQFIQGSLSKKSVLEKDEHNKAVVDEAPILEADSQEETVDLTEIVSDEILGGEEIIEEVVKKAEPKGNFLFLNLDEVDAYKEQAFANKQEELFEEKKKDWKTLQKERENGGGGKEYTVAGLITEYRVQDGFRSGEKVAFVTLEDYSGSYSFRLGDRDYMKLKEKLEVQRFVIFKIKFAQVKDGRVFVNVNDVIELQEAFERFAKSISLVMDVMDFRPEDLEFFRNVLDRNRGDQKFKFYIKDIEDDSQIEVQSMKHSVDLNGDLIKEIQLLNKYEFYLN from the coding sequence ATGTATTTAGTTTTTGACACAGAAACAACAGGGTTACCAAAGAATTTCAATGCTCCACTTTCAGATTCCGATAACTGGCCAAGAATGGTGCAGATTGCATGGCAGTTACATGATGATGACGGAACGCTGATTGAAAATCAGGATTATATTATAAAGCCTGAGGGATACGATATTCCCTTTAATGCAGCCCGTATTCACGGAATTACGACGAAGATTGCCAATGAAGAAGGTAGAGACCTTGAAGAGATTCTTAAAGAGTTTTCTACAGTCTTAGAAAAAGTAAGGGTTGTTTCCGGACACAATGTAGAGTTTGATTACAATATTGTAGGAGCTGAGCTTTTCAGAAAAAATATAAAGGACATTCTTCAGGAAAAACCTAAAGCAGACACGATGATTCTGGGAACGAATTTTTGTGAGCTTGGGGGTGGAAGAGGTGGTAGATTTAAGCCGCCGAAACTTGAAGAACTCTATGAAAAATTATACGGAAATAAGTTTGATGAAGCCCACAATGCAGCTGCCGACGTAAATGCTACTGCTCAGGTTTTCTTTGAAATGATGAGAATAGGAGTAATTCCTTCTGATGTGTTGAAGATTTCAGAAGATCAGCTTGCTTATTTTAAAACCTTACATCCGGATCCTATCAAGCCGTTTGATATCGTAATCAGAAGGCAGGTTGCGGATTTCCATAACAAGAAAAAACAATCTGATTTTGGAAGTATTGAAGAAATTGATCTTGGTAAGTATTTCCATTTCGATAATCACAGTGTATTTTCAACATTATCGGCTACATCAAGTATTTCTGACCTGATCAATAAGGCCACGGAGGATAATTTTCCTGCTGTAGGAATGGTCGACCTGGGAAATATGATGGGGGCATTTAAATTTGTTTCCGCCGTAGAAGCTACCAATTCAGACAGATCGAAAAAACATAAGGAATATCTTGCAAAGAAGCAGGAGGCTAAAGAGCAGGGATTGGATTTTAATGAAGAAGAGCCTGTCTCTGACCCGTTGATACCGGTTGTGGGATGTGAATTTTATATCTCCGATCGTTATGAACAGAAACAATTTACAAAAGATGATCCGGACAGACGGACACAGGTGGTTCTGCTAGCTAAGGATTTTAACGGATATAAGAACCTGGCAAAACTTTCAAGTATTGGTTTCCTTAAAGGATTTTACTTTGGGGTTCCAAGGATAAGCAGAGAATTGATTGCAGAGTATAAGGAAGGACTGATTGCTCTGACTTCAGGGATTCTCGGAGACATTCCAAGCGCGATCCTGAACACGGGTGAGCAGAAAGGGGAAGAATTGTTTAAGTGGTGGAAAGATACCTTTGAAGATGATTTCTACGTTCAGCTTCAGAATCACAAGCTTCCAGAGGAAGAGCATTTGAATGAAGTATTGTTGTATCTGGCAGATAAATATAATGTTAAAATATTAGCTCAGAATGAAACTTTTTATACCAATAAAGATGATGCCAATATTCAGGATATCGTAAGCTGTATCAAAGATGGTGAAAAGCTTTCAACACCTGTAGGAAAAGGATTTGGTAAGAGAAGAGGTCTTGCGACGGGTGAATATTATATCAAAAATTCCGATGAGGTAAAAGAAGCGTTTCTGGCTTATCCTGATGCTTTTGAGGCTTATGAAGAATTTTTCGCCAAATTCAGTCCGTATACATTAAAAAGGGATGTATTGCTTCCTAAATTTGATATTCCGGAAGAATTTATCCATGCAGAAGATGAAGTAGATGGAGGAAAAAGAGGGGAGATGGCTTATCTTACCCACCTTACTTATGAAGGGGCAAAAAGAAGGTATGTGGATACAGGTATTACGGATGAAATTAAGGAACGTCTCGATTTCGAACTTGAAGTAATTGCCAATACCGGTTATCCGGGGTACTTCCTTATTGTACAGGATTTTTGTAATGAAGCCCGTAAAATGGGAGTTTGGGTAGGACCCGGAAGGGGTTCGGCTGCCGGATCGGCAGTTGCTTATTGTATTGGAATTACTAACGTAGACCCTATCAAATATGATCTCCTATTTGAGCGATTCCTGAATCCTGAAAGGGTATCCATGCCCGATATTGATATTGACTTTGATGATGAAGGAAGAGATAGGGTGATCAAATGGGTAATCGAAAAATACGGACAAAGCCAGGTGGCTCAGATTATCACCTATTCAGTGCTGGGTGGAAAATCTGCGATTAAGGATGCCGGAAGGGTATTGGATGTTCCGATCCCTGATACGAATAATATAGCCAAGCTTATTCCTTCCACACCAGGAATGAATATTGCCAAAGCTCTGGCGAAATATGATAAATTGAAACCGGAAGAGCAGATGCTTGTTGATGAAATGAGATATGTTCTTCAAAGTCCTGATGATGCCCGTCACAATGTACTTGCGAGTGCGAAAAAGATGGAGGGTTGTATCAGGAATACCGGTATTCACGCCTGCGGGGTGATTATCACTCCGGAAGATGTAAGTAACCTGGTTCCTATAACAATTGCGGCCAAAGATGCTGATATTTTGGTGTCTCAGTTCGATAACTCGGTAGCGGAAAGTGCAGGTCTTTTGAAGATGGACTTCCTTGGGCTGAGAACTCTAACCATTATTAAGGATGCATTGAAGCTTGTAAAGGCTCGTTATAATGTAGATATTGATCCGGATCTTATTCCGCTTGATGATGCTAAGACCTATCAATTATTTAAGGAAGGAAGAACGGTAGGGATTTTCCAATATGAAAGTCCCGGAATGCAAAAATATATGAGGGAGCTTAAGCCAACGGTTTTTGCCGACCTTATTGCCATGAATGCCTTATATCGTCCGGGACCAATCAAATACATTCCAAACTTCATTAACAGGAAGCACGGAATAGAAGAGATTGTGTATGACTTACCGGAAACAGAAGAATATTTAAAGGAAACATACGGGATCACCGTTTACCAGGAGCAGGTAATGCTTTTGTCCCAGAAGCTGGCTAATTTTACAAAAGGTGAAGCGGATACTTTGAGAAAAGCGATGGGTAAGAAACAGATCGACGTTCTTAATAAAATGTATCCTAAGTTCATTGAAGGGGGTAGAAAAAATAACCTGAACGAAGAAAGGCTGGAGAAAATCTGGAATGACTGGAAAGCCTTTGCGGAATATGCCTTCAACAAATCTCACTCAACATGCTATGCATTTATTGCTTATCAGACTGCTTATCTGAAAGCCAATTATCCGGCAGAGTATATGGCGAGTGTTATGAGTAATAACATTAACAATACAGACTCCATTACCATGTTCATGGAGGATTGTAAAAGTATGGGAGTTGATGTATTAGGTCCTGACGTTAATGAATCTCAATATAAATTCTCAGTAAACGAAAAAGGACAGATCCGCTTCGGATTGGGAGCGATTAAAGGAATCGGGGAGGGACCTAGTGAGGCCATAACGCGTGAAAGAGAAAACGGAAGATTCAAGAATATTTATGATTTCTTTGAAAGGATTTTACCTTCACAGATGAACAAGAGAGTGGCTGAAAGTTTGGTTTTGGCCGGTGCATTTGACGAATTGGACACGTTTCACAGGGGACAGTATTTTGACATTGATGCCGCGGGCAAAACAAACCTGGAGCGTTTGATAAGATATGGACAGAGCTTTCAGGAAGGAAAGAATGAAATGGAAAATTCCCTTTTCGCGGATTTTGCGGAAGAGGTTCAGATTGAACAGCCTAAATTAGCACCTTGTCCGGAATGGCCGAATATGCACAAGCTGAACAAAGAAAAAGAAATCATTGGCTTCTATCTTTCCGCGCATCCATTGGATGAATTTAAATATCAGTTCCAGTTTATACAGGGAAGCCTTTCAAAGAAATCTGTTCTGGAAAAAGATGAACATAATAAAGCGGTTGTAGATGAAGCTCCTATTCTTGAAGCAGATTCTCAGGAAGAAACCGTTGACTTAACGGAGATTGTTTCTGATGAGATTTTGGGAGGAGAAGAAATTATTGAAGAGGTAGTTAAAAAGGCAGAACCAAAAGGTAATTTTTTATTCCTGAACCTTGATGAGGTGGATGCATATAAAGAACAAGCCTTCGCTAATAAGCAGGAAGAACTATTTGAAGAAAAGAAAAAAGACTGGAAAACCTTACAGAAGGAAAGAGAAAATGGAGGTGGCGGAAAAGAATATACTGTGGCCGGTCTGATTACTGAATACAGGGTTCAGGATGGTTTCAGGAGTGGTGAAAAAGTAGCTTTCGTTACCCTTGAGGATTATTCAGGATCATATTCATTCAGATTAGGGGATAGAGATTATATGAAGCTAAAGGAAAAGCTGGAAGTCCAGCGTTTTGTTATTTTTAAAATAAAATTCGCCCAGGTGAAGGACGGACGTGTTTTTGTTAATGTAAATGACGTGATCGAACTTCAGGAAGCATTTGAAAGATTTGCGAAAAGCATCTCTCTGGTCATGGATGTTATGGATTTCAGACCTGAGGATCTGGAATTTTTCAGAAATGTGCTGGATAGGAACCGCGGAGATCAGAAGTTTAAATTTTATATTAAAGATATTGAAGATGATTCGCAGATTGAAGTACAGTCCATGAAACATTCCGTTGATCTGAATGGGGACCTCATTAAAGAGATTCAGTTGCTCAATAAATATGAATTTTATTTAAATTAA